One segment of Streptomyces sp. NBC_01463 DNA contains the following:
- a CDS encoding NCS2 family permease, translating into MTQQSVEPKTGAEDAGPGSRVPAGRSWLDRYFHISERGSTVATEVRGGVTTFMAMAYILLLNPLILGGKDVDGNLLSQPGLITATALAAAATTLLMGFVGKVPLALAAGLSVSGVLSSQVAPEMSWPQAMGMCVMYGLVICLLVVTGLRELIMNAIPLPLKHGITMGIGLFIALIGLYKAGFVGKGTATPVSLGPTGELAGWPVLVFAVTLLLIFMLQARNIPGAILIGIVVGTVVAVVINKVADVDPKIWSSGPPELSGSAVSSPDFSLFGDVEFGGWGDVGAMTVGFIVFTLVLAGFFDAMATIIGVGTEAKLADDKGRMPGLSKALFIDGAGGAIGGVAGGSGQTVFVESATGVGEGARTGLASVVTGLFFAACLFFTPLTAIVPAEVASAALVVIGAMMMQNARHVDWSDRAVAIPVFLTVVLMPFTYTITTGVAAGVISWVAIKVAQGRAREVGAFMWGLTVIFVVYFALHPIESWLGVS; encoded by the coding sequence ATGACCCAGCAGTCAGTGGAACCGAAGACCGGCGCGGAGGACGCGGGCCCCGGCTCACGCGTCCCCGCCGGAAGATCTTGGCTCGACCGGTACTTTCACATATCCGAGCGCGGATCCACCGTCGCGACCGAAGTGCGCGGCGGCGTCACGACCTTCATGGCCATGGCGTACATCCTCCTGCTCAACCCGCTGATCCTCGGCGGCAAGGACGTCGACGGCAACCTCCTCAGCCAGCCCGGGCTGATCACCGCCACCGCGCTCGCGGCCGCGGCGACCACCCTGCTGATGGGATTCGTCGGCAAGGTCCCCCTCGCGCTCGCCGCGGGACTCAGCGTCTCCGGCGTCCTGTCCTCACAGGTCGCCCCGGAGATGTCCTGGCCGCAGGCCATGGGCATGTGCGTGATGTACGGCCTGGTGATCTGCCTCCTGGTGGTCACCGGTCTGCGTGAGCTGATCATGAACGCGATCCCGCTCCCGCTGAAGCACGGCATCACCATGGGCATCGGGCTCTTCATCGCCCTGATCGGCCTCTACAAGGCCGGGTTCGTGGGGAAGGGTACCGCCACTCCGGTGTCCCTCGGCCCCACCGGTGAGCTGGCCGGCTGGCCCGTTCTCGTCTTCGCGGTGACCCTGCTGCTGATCTTCATGCTGCAGGCCCGCAACATCCCCGGCGCGATCCTCATCGGCATCGTGGTCGGCACCGTCGTCGCCGTGGTGATCAACAAGGTCGCCGACGTCGACCCGAAGATCTGGAGCAGCGGCCCGCCCGAGCTCAGCGGCTCGGCGGTCTCGTCACCCGACTTCTCGCTCTTCGGGGACGTCGAGTTCGGCGGCTGGGGCGACGTCGGCGCGATGACCGTCGGCTTCATCGTCTTCACCCTGGTGCTGGCCGGCTTCTTCGACGCGATGGCCACCATCATCGGTGTCGGTACGGAGGCCAAGCTGGCCGACGACAAGGGCCGCATGCCCGGCCTGTCCAAGGCGCTGTTCATCGACGGCGCGGGCGGTGCGATCGGCGGTGTCGCCGGCGGCTCCGGCCAGACGGTCTTCGTCGAGTCCGCGACCGGCGTCGGGGAGGGGGCCCGTACCGGGCTCGCCTCCGTCGTCACCGGGCTCTTCTTCGCCGCCTGTCTCTTCTTCACCCCGCTCACGGCGATCGTGCCGGCCGAGGTGGCCTCCGCCGCCCTGGTCGTCATCGGCGCCATGATGATGCAGAACGCCCGGCACGTGGACTGGAGCGACCGCGCGGTCGCCATCCCGGTCTTCCTGACCGTGGTCCTGATGCCGTTCACCTACACCATCACCACCGGTGTGGCGGCAGGTGTCATCTCCTGGGTCGCGATCAAGGTCGCCCAGGGCCGGGCCCGCGAGGTCGGGGCCTTCATGTGGGGGCTGACGGTGATCTTCGTCGTCTACTTCGCCCTCCACCCGATCGAGAGCTGGCTGGGCGTCAGCTGA
- a CDS encoding XdhC family protein produces MLDIAEELDRWAGQGRDFAVATVVAVGGSAPRQPGAALAVDRDGTAIGSVSGGCVEGAVYELCQQALEDGTTVRERFGYSDETAFAVGLTCGGVIDILVTPVRADDPARPVFAAALAAAARGEAAAVARITEGPADLLGRPLLVRPDGSHEGGLGGHPELDRTAAAETRAMLDAGRTGTLTIGADGSQCGQPLTLLVESSVPPPRMIVFGAIDFAAALVRAGKFLGYHVTVCDARPVFATRTRFPEADELVVDWPHRYLAGAEVDARSVLCVLTHDAKFDVPLLEAALKLPVAYVGAMGSRRTHLERNDRLREAGVTELELARLHSPIGLDLGARTPEETALSIAAEIVADRRGGSGVPLTGAHTPIHPSRALEPAGRIGSVA; encoded by the coding sequence ATGCTGGACATCGCCGAGGAGCTCGACCGATGGGCCGGGCAGGGACGCGACTTCGCCGTGGCCACCGTCGTCGCCGTCGGCGGCAGCGCGCCCCGGCAGCCGGGTGCCGCGCTGGCCGTCGACCGTGACGGAACGGCGATCGGCTCGGTCTCCGGCGGGTGTGTGGAGGGCGCGGTGTACGAGCTGTGCCAACAGGCCCTCGAAGACGGCACGACCGTACGGGAGCGGTTCGGCTACAGCGACGAGACGGCCTTCGCGGTCGGTCTCACCTGCGGCGGCGTCATCGACATCCTGGTGACGCCGGTCCGGGCGGACGACCCCGCCCGCCCGGTGTTCGCCGCCGCGCTCGCCGCCGCGGCGCGGGGGGAGGCGGCGGCGGTCGCCCGGATCACGGAGGGTCCCGCCGACCTCCTCGGCCGGCCCCTGCTGGTCCGTCCCGACGGCAGTCACGAGGGCGGGCTCGGCGGGCACCCGGAGCTGGACCGCACCGCGGCGGCCGAGACCCGCGCGATGCTCGACGCGGGCCGCACCGGCACCCTCACCATCGGCGCGGACGGCTCGCAGTGCGGACAGCCGCTCACCCTGCTCGTCGAGTCCAGCGTCCCGCCGCCCCGGATGATCGTGTTCGGGGCCATCGACTTCGCCGCCGCGCTGGTACGGGCCGGGAAGTTCCTCGGCTACCACGTCACGGTGTGCGACGCCCGGCCCGTCTTCGCCACGAGGACGCGGTTCCCGGAAGCCGACGAACTCGTCGTCGACTGGCCGCACCGCTACCTGGCCGGGGCCGAGGTCGACGCCCGCAGCGTCCTGTGCGTCCTCACGCACGACGCCAAGTTCGACGTCCCCCTGCTGGAGGCGGCGCTGAAGCTGCCCGTCGCCTACGTCGGCGCGATGGGCTCGCGCCGCACGCACCTGGAGCGCAACGACCGGCTGCGCGAAGCCGGCGTCACCGAACTCGAACTGGCCAGGCTGCACTCGCCGATCGGCCTCGACCTCGGAGCCCGTACCCCCGAGGAGACGGCCCTGTCGATCGCCGCCGAGATAGTCGCCGACCGACGCGGCGGCAGCGGGGTCCCGCTGACCGG